In Deltaproteobacteria bacterium, the sequence ATCACGACCGCCTCGAACACCGGTGGCGGTCGCACGGCCAGCTCGGCGCGCGCGATGTCCTCGAGCGCGATGCGCCGGCGGCGGGCATCGCTGCGGAAGCGGAGCGTGCGCCACGACAGCACCACCGCGCCCGGCAGCGGCGCGACCACGAACGGCCGCACGAGCGCGACCGTCAGCACCACCAGCAGCGCCAACGAGAGCCGCACCAACTCCGGGCTGTCGAAGGCGGCCGCGACCCAGCGCGAGGGCAACGCCACCAGCAGCGCGATGAGCAGCCCCAGCCCTGCGACCAGCCACGACGCCACCACCACCGCAGAGCCGGTCCAATCGAGCGGGCGAACGACGCGATGCAGTGGACCCAACATGGGGGCGATGCCGGAGTCGTGACGTCGGAGGCCCGCGCGTCCGCGACGGCCTGCAGTGTAGTCGGTTCGCCGGCAATTCGTCCCAACCAGCCGGCGGCGGCGGGAATGCCCTTGCTATGCTCTCGCCCGAGACCATGTCGCGATCACGCATCCCCGCGCGCTCCCCTGCCCGCCCCATGCGCCGGGCGCTGCCGTTCGTCGTCGCCGCAGTGATCGCCGCGCTCGGTCCGGCCTGCGCCGGCGATACCTGCACGCTGCTCGGCTGCGACGACGACACGATCATCACGTACCCACCCGGGCTCGTCGATGGCGCGTACGACCTCGACGTCGTCGGCGCCTCGACCAGCTACCACGCCCGCTGCCTGGGCCCGGTGCCGCCCGGCGGCACGCCGAACTCGCCCGAGCTGTCCTGTGACGCCGAGGGCTTCGAGCTGATGGTCGGCGCCGCCACCAGCGACCGCACGCTGCGGGTCACGATCACCGACGTCGACAGCGAGACCGAGCTGGCCGTCGACGTCGAGGTCGCGGCCGACGCGGTCGACGAGTTCGCGCCCAACGGGCCCGACTGTGCGCCGGTGTGCATCGTCCGCAACGGCGCGCTGATGATCCGCTGACGCGGCACCGGAGCGCCTTTGGGGGCGGTCGTCGCGGGCTGCTAGTACCTCGACACAGCGAGAGTGACGGGCCATAACACCGCCCTGACCGCGCCTCGCTGCGTTGCCGCACCTTGAAATACGCCCGGTATTCCGGCGGCACGGCGCCTTGCGGAGTCGCGGCCATGACGGCGTTCTGACCCATCACTATCGCTGTGTCGAGGTACTAGTCGAAGAACACCGACAGCCCGTACGAACCACCGTCGATCGTGGCCTGGTCGACCACGAGGTAGTACTCGGGGCTGGAGGCGTCGATGAACCACGTCATCGACGCGGTGCCGTTGGCTCCGCCGCTGCTGCAGGTCAGCTCGGACACGCCGGCGCAGCTGGTGCGCAGGCTCACCACCGGCGACAGCCCGCCGCTGGCGGTGACGTCGACGTAGATGTTGCCGGGGTAGCTGACCTGGACCGGGAACATGTTGTCGCGGCCGGGGCCACCGCACGCGCCGTCGACGTCGCCCTGCCCGCGCCCGAAGTCGTTGAACCACACGAACGAGCCGCCGGGCTGCTGGAAGATGACCTCGTCGTGCACCGTGCACTGGTCGATCGTCGGCCAGCCGAACACCGCGTCGAACGAGAACTCGCCGCTGGCACCGTCCTCGCTGTCGACGATGATCGAGTAGGTGTGGCCGGCCAACGCGAAGAAGTGGTGCGGCGCGTCGACGAAGTCGTTGGCGCACATGACCGTGCGCCCCTCGCCGTCCGAGCAGCCGTCTTCGACGATGCGCAGCGTCAGCGGCGAATCGGCCTTGGTCACCGCCAGGGTGACGTCGACATTGTACGGCACGGTGAGGCTGTAGACCTGCTCGGGCCCGTCGTCCTGACCGCACCAGCCGCGCTCGTGGTTGCCGCCGCTCAGCTGGCCGTTGACGGTGATGTTCTGCACCGGCATCTCGATCGGTGCGTCGCACGCCGAGGCGCCCGGGTCGGTGCCGGCGTCGATCGTCCCCGCGCCGGTGCCGGCTTCGTCGATGAGATCACCCTCGAAGAGCGGATCGGAGCGCAGGCCACAGCCCAGCGCGAGCCATCCCACCAGCAGCGATCCCAGCCCCAAGCGACACACGGACATGGTGGATTCTTAGCATCGTCGCTTTCGTGCCGTCAAAGTCGGGTGACGGACGGCACGTCCGTCGCCGCCGCGACGTCCGACGCATCGCCCGACGCGTCGCTCGCCGCAGGCGCCGGCGTGGGGTCGAACGTGCCTCAGTGCTGCGGCGTCGCCCACAGCCGCTCGATGACGACGCGGAGCCGCCGCTGCCCGCGGTAGACGTCGATGCTCGGCGCGAACAGGAAGCCGATCGCGCGGCCGGGTGCCAGGTCGGCCAGCTCGAGCATCGGGCCGTCGTGCGGCGCAGCCGGCGACCCGGGCGCCTGGCTGGGATCCACGCCCGCGCCCGCGACCGCGGCGTCGAGCGGTGCCTGACCGAACGCGATCGCGTCGAGCTCGGCGCCGTCCTCGCGCAGCCGCAGCGCGAGGTGACGCTGCTTGAGCACCCGCATCGACACGATCTGCGCGCTGCCGACGAAGCGCGGCGCGGCGAAGCCGACCCCGTAGGGGGCCATCGCGGTGAGGCCGTCGACGAACGCCAGATCGAGGCGTGACAGCGGCAGCTTGCCGTCGTGGAGCAGCTCCGCGCCGGTGGCCTGCGCACCCGCGGCCGCGCAGGCCGACGCGAACGCGGCGCGGAAGTCCGCGATGGCGTCGATCGACAGCGTCAGACCGGCGGCCTCGCGATGGCCCCCGAAGCGCTGCAGCAGGCCGGCGCAGGCGGCCAGCGCAGCGCGGACGTCGACACCGCCGAAGCTGCGCACCGATCCCCGCGCGACCCCGAGGCCGTCGTCGATCGCGAGCGCGGCGACCGGTCGTCGTGCGCGCTCGCTCAGCGCACCGGCGACCAGACCCACGATGCCCGATGACCACCCGCGCTCGGCGACGCACAGGCCCGCGGGTAGCGTCCTCGGATCATCCTCGCGCAGCTGCGCCCACGCGTCTTGCACGGCGCGCTCCGACTGCGCCTTGCGCTGCTGGTTGAGCCCCTCGACCTGCTCCGCCAGCGGCTGCGCCTCGGCGACGGTGCGCGCCCGCAGCAGCCGCAGCGACGGCTCGGCCGAGCCCAGGCGACCGGGTGCGTTGAGCCGCGGGCCCACGCGGAAGCCGACGGTCTGTTCGTCGATGGGGTTCTCGCCCCACGCACCGGCGCGCTCGAGCAGCGCACGCAGACCCGGTCGCGGTGCGGTGCGCAGCAGCGCGAGCCCGCGCTGCACGAGCACCCGGTTCTCCTCGACGAGCGGCATCATGTCGCAGATGGTCGCGATCGCGACCAAGTCGAGCAGCCCGCGGGGGTCCGGTGGGCGCGCGGCGTCGCCGAGCTTGGTGCGCAGCGCCGCGCAGAGATAGAACGCGACGCCGGCGGAGCACAGGCCCTTGAACGGGAACTCGCAGCTGGGCTGGTGCGGGTTGATGAGCGCGTCGCAGGGCGGCATCTGCTCGGGCACTTGGTGGTGGTCGATCACGATGGTCCGCAGCCCGCGGGCGCGCGCACGTCCGAGCGCCTCGACGTCGCTGGTGCCGGTGTCACCGAGCAGCAGCAGCTGCACGCCGGCGGTCGCGAAGGCATCGGCGTCCGCGACCGTGAAGCCGTAGCCGTGATCGCGATGGGCGACCCGCACGACCACGCGCAGCCCCAAGGCCTCGAGGTAGCCGGCGAGGATCGCCGCGGTCGTGACGCCGTCGACGTCGTAGTCGCCGAAGACACCGATGCGCGCGCGCGACTGGTGGGCCCACAGCAAGAGGTCGAGCGCGGCCGGGAATCCAGCCATGCGCTCGGGCTTGCGGAGGTCCGCGAGCTTGGGCGCGAACGCGCGGCGGATGGCCTCGTCGTCACGGATGCCGCGGGCCAGCAGGAGCCGCACGGCCGTCGTCGGCAGCCGCAGCCGCACCGCCGTGCGCTCGAGATCCGCGGGATCGATGCTGGCCCGCTCGGCCAGCGCGGGCGGGTGGTGTCCGCCCGCCCCGGTCATGACTGCGGTCGCCGCCGGCGACGACGCGAGGCCTTCGGCACCGCGCCGTCGTCACCGCCCTCGCCCTCGCCGTCGGCCTGCGCCGCGCGCTCGAGGTCGAGGTGATCACCCTCGGCCTCGGCGTCGTGGTCGTGGCCGCGCTCGACCTCGCGGACCTCGCCGGCGGTGCGCCCGTCCTCGTCGACCTCGCCCTCGCCGGCCGCCAGGACCGGCCGCTCGGCGCCGGCCGGGGTCTCGCCGACCGGGCCGTCGTTGCGCCACCGCAGGTGCCCCTCGCCGCCGTAGAAGCGGCGGTTGACCCACAGGAACACCGGCGTCGCGACGCACAGCGACGAGTACGTGCCGACCGTGATGCCGACGATCAGCGCGAATGCGAAGTCGGCGATCGAGCCCGAGCCCATCAAGTACACCGCGATGACGCTGAGCAGCGTGGTGCCGGAGGTCAGGATCGTGCGGCTCAGGGTCTCGTTGAGCGCCTGGTTGGTCGAGCCCTCGATGTCCTCGTCGCGGAACAGCGCCACGCGCTCGCGCACGCGGTCGAACACCACGATGGTGTCGTTGATGCTGTAGCCGACGATGGTCAGCACCGCGGCGATGGTCGTGAGGCTGAACTCCTTCCATGTCAGCGCGAACGCGCCGACCGTGATGAAGGCGTCGTGGGCCAGCGCCACGATGCCGCCCGGCGCGAAGCGCAGGTCGAAGCGGATCATGACGTACAGGAAGATGAAGCCCATCGCGTACAGCAGGGACTTCGAGCCGTCGATCTTGAGCTGGTCGCCGACCTTGGCGCCGACGGTCTCGGCCTGGACGATCTGCGCGACCGTGCCGGCACCGAAGCGCTCGTCGAGCTGCTCGGCGAGCTTGTTGCCCATCCCCAGCAGCGAGACCTCGACCGGCACTTCGCCGGCACGGACCTCGAAGCCCTTGTCGACCGAGCCGTCGCAGCCGGCCTCGTCGATGCGGCGATCGAGCTCGCTCCAGTCGGGCTCGCCGTCGTACTTGAGGAAGAGCTTGCTGCCGCCGTCGGGCTGGTAGAACCCCAGCAGGTGCACGGTCTCGCCGACCGGCGCGGGCGCGCTGCCGTCCTCCGGTGGCGGGGGCGGAGCCGCCATCGGGTTGCGGCGCACCTCGGTGACGGCCGCCTTGCACGCCGCGAGGGTCGTCTCGTCGATGCTGACGACCTCCTTGACCCGCAGCAGCACCTCGTTGTCGGCCCCCGGCACCGTCACCGCCGAGCTGCCCTCGTAGCCGTAGCCATCGAGCGCCACGCGGATGTCCTCGACCGGCACCTGCTTGGACAGCTGCAGACGAACCGTCGAGCCACCCGCGAAGTCGATGCCCCAGTTGAGCGGCGCGCCGCGGACGACCTGGTTGTAGACCATGGTCGCGCCCGACAGCAGCACGAGCACGATCGAGATCCAGATGAAACGCCATCGCTGCGCCACGAACGGGACGTTCGTGCCCGGGCGAATGACCTCGTAGAACTTCTGACGGCCTTCCTGCATCACACCGACACCTTGTCGAATCCGCGGCGGTTGGCCTGGACGTCGAAGAAGAGACGGGTACAGAACACGCCGGTGAAGATCGAGGTCGCGATGCCGATGAGCAACGTGACCGCGAACCCGCGGATCGGACCCGAACCGTACTGCCACAGCACCAGGCCCGCGATTGCGGTCGTGAGCTGCGAGTCGAGGATGCTGGTGAACGCGCGGTCGTAGCCGGCCTCGATGGCGGCGCGCGCGGTGTAGCCCTCGCGGACGAACTCGCGGATGCGTTCGTAGATGATGACGTTGGCGTCGACGGCCATGCCGAGCGTGAGCACGACGCCGGCGATGCCGGGCAGCGTGAGGGTAGCGCGGAAGAACGCCATCGCCGACAGCATGAACACGACGTTCATGACCAGCGCGAGGTTGGCGACCCAGCCGGCGCGGCGGTAGTAGAAGCCCATGAAGAGCACCACCGCGACCAGGCCGATCGCGAAGGCCTTGGCGCCGCTCTC encodes:
- the recJ gene encoding single-stranded-DNA-specific exonuclease RecJ, which produces MTGAGGHHPPALAERASIDPADLERTAVRLRLPTTAVRLLLARGIRDDEAIRRAFAPKLADLRKPERMAGFPAALDLLLWAHQSRARIGVFGDYDVDGVTTAAILAGYLEALGLRVVVRVAHRDHGYGFTVADADAFATAGVQLLLLGDTGTSDVEALGRARARGLRTIVIDHHQVPEQMPPCDALINPHQPSCEFPFKGLCSAGVAFYLCAALRTKLGDAARPPDPRGLLDLVAIATICDMMPLVEENRVLVQRGLALLRTAPRPGLRALLERAGAWGENPIDEQTVGFRVGPRLNAPGRLGSAEPSLRLLRARTVAEAQPLAEQVEGLNQQRKAQSERAVQDAWAQLREDDPRTLPAGLCVAERGWSSGIVGLVAGALSERARRPVAALAIDDGLGVARGSVRSFGGVDVRAALAACAGLLQRFGGHREAAGLTLSIDAIADFRAAFASACAAAGAQATGAELLHDGKLPLSRLDLAFVDGLTAMAPYGVGFAAPRFVGSAQIVSMRVLKQRHLALRLREDGAELDAIAFGQAPLDAAVAGAGVDPSQAPGSPAAPHDGPMLELADLAPGRAIGFLFAPSIDVYRGQRRLRVVIERLWATPQH
- the secF gene encoding protein translocase subunit SecF, which gives rise to MQEGRQKFYEVIRPGTNVPFVAQRWRFIWISIVLVLLSGATMVYNQVVRGAPLNWGIDFAGGSTVRLQLSKQVPVEDIRVALDGYGYEGSSAVTVPGADNEVLLRVKEVVSIDETTLAACKAAVTEVRRNPMAAPPPPPEDGSAPAPVGETVHLLGFYQPDGGSKLFLKYDGEPDWSELDRRIDEAGCDGSVDKGFEVRAGEVPVEVSLLGMGNKLAEQLDERFGAGTVAQIVQAETVGAKVGDQLKIDGSKSLLYAMGFIFLYVMIRFDLRFAPGGIVALAHDAFITVGAFALTWKEFSLTTIAAVLTIVGYSINDTIVVFDRVRERVALFRDEDIEGSTNQALNETLSRTILTSGTTLLSVIAVYLMGSGSIADFAFALIVGITVGTYSSLCVATPVFLWVNRRFYGGEGHLRWRNDGPVGETPAGAERPVLAAGEGEVDEDGRTAGEVREVERGHDHDAEAEGDHLDLERAAQADGEGEGGDDGAVPKASRRRRRRPQS